In the genome of Ziziphus jujuba cultivar Dongzao chromosome 10, ASM3175591v1, the window aattatttttcaataaaaagaaaaaaaaagttgagatttgttaattttatcttGAATATGTGACATCTGAAGAAAGGCACGGACTTAGAGGAATTTTATGTCCTCCTTTTCGACAAAAGAATGTATACTATAATTCttccaagcaaaaaaaataaaaaattaaaaaaattaaaaaataataataataaaaaaaagagaatgtaTACTATACTTCAAATAACGGTATCAATGATTAAACACAAGATCTTTTGAATACAAAACTTTGATATCATATAAATCatcatctattttaaaaatctaaactgATAGATAACGGatctaacaatatatattaagcttattttttaataagaatatcataaacaaatagCTCTAAGCATTTAAGGAAGTCTCATACTCAAAGCCTAAATAGCTCTTATGGAATGCATCTACTTCTGTTGGTTCATCCTGGCTGCTCTTCCCGCAAGTTACTTGAGTCTTAGAGATCACATAGAGGATTGTGTAAAGATAtctgtaattaataaataaaccaaaCACAAACATTAGTATCTGTTATTCATGATTGAAAAActactaaaataattaaatacaaacaCTACAGGAGCACAaaccttaaaaaccaaaaacaaaaacagaaaaaaaaacaaaaaaaaacaaaaaaacaaaaccaaaaaaaaaaaaaaaaaaaaaaacaaagaacaaaacaaaacaaaaaaacaaaaaaaaaacaaacaaaaaacaaaagcatgtGAGACGTGCTTGCTTAATTTCCTCTTTTGCCGTTGATAGTTGACCATTTCTTCGACCTCCAGTGTTGTTCTGCTTCAACCATACATGCATAGAAAGCATCTATGTCCTCCTCTATAAAAGAGAAAGTATCCCATAACCACTCCATACACAATCCCACAGGCGTAGCCCAATGATATTGCTCGCCGTAGCCCAATGATATTGCTCGCCAGTTGAACAAACTTTCATGCTCCatttcatcttcttgttcgaaGCTTGTCGATGAAGGTGGTTCTGATCCCTCATCATCATCCGTGCATCTTTTTGTCAATGGAAATCCACATAATCCCAAGTTACCTCGAAATGAATCATTTTCaaatgtattaaattttttggcCTGTGGTATATATTCAATAAGCCTATTCCATGAAAGGTTTAAGAATGAAAGATATGTTAAATTTACCAATTCTCTAGGAATCTCACCGATGAGATTGTGTGAAGAAAGATCCAGTCCTTCGAGATTTTCTAGTAGACCTATAGATGCAGGGATTTGACCTGTGAAGTTGTTATGAGATAAATTAAAGCTCCTGAGAGATTTGTGCTTTCCAAATTACCTTTGGTATGTTCCCGTGAAACTTGTTATCTGATAAATCAACGGTTGTCAATATGGTCAAAACTTTCACTAGTTCAACATCTTGTCCTGTGATTGTCAACACCAAAGATTCACTGTAACATGAGACTTGCTGGTACGCCCTCACCTTCTGATCCAGCACTGATATTCATCATGGCATGAAAACTTTTAACATATGCAGTTGGGAATGGACCACCAAAATTGTTCCTGGAGATgtcaaaaattttcaacttgGGAAAGAAGTTGTTAGTCTTGGAACGTGTAACAAGACTACCGTGGAAACTATTCGACCGCAACACAAGGACCCGCAATTCTGGAAGAGTTCCCAACCAATGCGGAAATATGCCATTTAACTTGTTATTGCCAACATCCAATACTTCAAGCATAGAACATTCGAGCAAAGACCTTGGCAAGGATCCTTCAAACTGTTTCCATTGAAGTTGAGGCTTCTTAAAGTGGTTCCAAATGATTCAGGTAATGTGCCTTCAAATCTTTTCATCCTTATATTTAACACGGACAGCCAATTTAAATCTACAAGACAATGTGGAACCTTACCAGATAGATTGTTGTAGGACAAGTCGAGAACTTCGAGTGTTTGTAGATCACAAATTGACGATGGAACGTCCCCGCTAAGATGGTTTctggagagagagaagaaagatgTACTGACAGGTGCAATAGGAAGTTCTCCCTCAAGTAAGTTGCCATGATAATTTAGGTAGTATATTCCCTCCCAAGGAATTCGATGAAGCTTTGTCAAAGAGTTGTTTGAAAGAATCAAAAGTCTTAATGATTCCTTACCCACTTCATAAAACTACTGGGGGATTGGGACATGAATTTGATTGTTGGAAAGATCTAAAATGCCTGTAAAAGCCTTTAAAACATGAGGGAATTCTTTTATGTCGCGTGAAGACAGAAGTAGATTAGTAAGACTAGGAAGTGTAAAGTTGAAATTGTGGGTGGTGTCCAACGATAAGAGTCTGTTACCAGAAAGATCAAGCTCTTGCAGATTTTTGAGCTTCTGAAACATGTCTATCTCGACGACTCCACTTAGATTATTTGACGAAAGCCTCAAATAATTCAGATTCTCAAGTTCAAAGGTAAATCTGGGAACAGGTCCACATAGCTTATTATTAGTTAGATCAATGACGGATAATGAAAAGCCTTTGATTTCTCTAATATTACCGGTGAGTAAGTTGTCTTGGAGAAACAAATATTGTAATAAGGGCAAACTGACAAGCCAAGGAGGTATTGTCCCATTTAGGATGTTATCAGACAAGTCAAGTCTACGGAGCTTTGAAAGCCCAGTTGCATATTCAGGGAAAGGACCTATAAGTTGATTACCTGAAAGATCCATATATGAAACTTTAGTTAGATTGAATATGGATGTGGGCAGCTGACCTGTGAATCTATTGCCTTCAAGATTTATGAATGTCAGTTTACTCAGGTTCTCAAATGCATTAGGAATCCGACCCTGGAAATTATTTCCTAGAAGATTCAAAAATTGAAGCTGGGCAAGGTTTGAGATGGAGGCTGCTGGAATCTCACCACCGAAACTGTTATATTGGAGGAAGATATGAGTAATTTTTGTGAGGTTCCCCCTGGACTTGGGAAGCACCCCTGTGAAACCGCAGAAGCTAAGATCCAAGTATTTGAGAGAAATAGTCCAGTTAAACTCTCGTAGAGAACCTGTTAGATCAATGTTTTCACTTAATTCTAGAAGTTGCAAGTTTGGTAGACTACGAGAATAAGCAGCCGGGAAATTCCCTCGGATTCCAGAACCCACGACATTAAGAGAGGTCAAAGAAGATGATAGGTTCAACAGCATATTAGGATGAACCAAAGCCATATTTACAGTGGAGAGAAAATTTTCTCTTAATTGGGTTAGGTTCCGAGCAAGAGCATTGTAAACAGATGTGTCAAGTCGTAGACCTAGACTGTAAGAGAGATCAAGCGAAACCAAACGAGATAGATGAGACAGATCAAATGGGATGTCCCCTGCAAATGATGAATTTGACTGGTTAAGGTGTGTGAGATTAGGAAACCTACCAAACATTGGAGAGATTTCAGAGCTGTGGAAGTCATTATTTGCAAGGTTGAGCCTTTGAAGGTGAGAAAGGTTGAAAAGGCTACTACTCGAGTCGATGTTGCGATGAAGCCCACGGCTGCTGAGGTCAAGACCAATGACGTTTCCTGTCTCATCCTCACATGTCACACCGTCCCACAAGCAGCAATCCACATCTTCCTTCCATGAATCCATCATCGGAAATTGCGCACAAGATCTCCATCTATAATGCAGTAATTGATAGCACATGAAAAAGACATCATGTTCTTAAATTGAAGCAGAGCAAGTCTCTGATCACTATTGCACAATGCTACATCTTCTGAAGAAggcaaaaaagatgaagaataaCCGAGTTGagctttgaagaagaagaagaagatgaggaaGCATAACAACTTCATTGCACGCATTAAGAATATATTCGCTACTCTAAACAATGTTGCTTACTATGTTAATTATTGTTGTGGAAGCTGAGGATTATTGCTTAGTTATATATAGAAGA includes:
- the LOC107410490 gene encoding receptor-like protein Cf-9 — protein: MDSWKEDVDCCLWDGVTCEDETGNVIGLDLSSRGLHRNIDSSSSLFNLSHLQRLNLANNDFHSSEISPMFGRFPNLTHLNQSNSSFAGDIPFDLSHLSRLVSLDLSYSLGLRLDTSVYNALARNLTQLRENFLSTVNMALVHPNMLLNLSSSLTSLNVVGSGIRGNFPAAYSRSLPNLQLLELSENIDLTGSLREFNWTISLKYLDLSFCGFTGVLPKSRGNLTKITHIFLQYNSFGGEIPAASISNLAQLQFLNLLGNNFQGRIPNAFENLSKLTFINLEGNRFTGQLPTSIFNLTKVSYMDLSGNQLIGPFPEYATGLSKLRRLDLSDNILNGTIPPWLVSLPLLQYLFLQDNLLTGNIREIKGFSLSVIDLTNNKLCGPVPRFTFELENLNYLRLSSNNLSGVVEIDMFQKLKNLQELDLSGNRLLSLDTTHNFNFTLPSLTNLLLSSRDIKEFPHVLKAFTGILDLSNNQIHVPIPQ